From Candidatus Binatota bacterium, one genomic window encodes:
- a CDS encoding flippase-like domain-containing protein has translation MSVFGDSTMGGKMGWGTPLKLAVSLLAGYLVYRQVGDPSLLVAALLQVDPLVVIGAVLLYLSGQLMTAWRWRVISERVGFHAGLVSVTRFYFIGMFFNLFGPSTLGGDVVRALYLGRTDGRRAVALNTVLFDRLSGLAMLVVVAVVAIGVWGRFSLPPWLVWLTWALGLAMLVGWWLIPMIARRLLGDTNRIRRLLEDDLAPFWFDRGLLLKAAWVSLAFHSLQVLTLYMLGTGLGLNLPLAYYFVFHPLVTILSALPVSLAGLGIREGGYVWFIVHAGVSPELGIALGLLWLIVLLASSAVGGLVFLADDSGMPALRGSEHEA, from the coding sequence ATGAGCGTTTTCGGGGACAGTACGATGGGCGGCAAAATGGGCTGGGGAACACCGCTCAAGTTGGCCGTATCGCTGCTGGCTGGCTACCTGGTCTATCGACAGGTGGGTGATCCCAGCTTGCTGGTGGCTGCGCTCCTGCAGGTCGACCCGCTGGTCGTGATCGGAGCGGTACTGCTCTACCTGTCCGGCCAGTTAATGACTGCCTGGCGCTGGCGCGTCATATCAGAACGCGTGGGTTTTCACGCCGGGCTGGTCTCCGTTACCCGTTTTTACTTTATCGGCATGTTCTTCAACCTGTTCGGCCCAAGCACCCTGGGCGGTGACGTTGTGCGCGCCCTCTATCTTGGCCGTACCGACGGCCGGCGCGCGGTGGCCCTCAACACGGTGTTGTTCGACCGCCTGTCAGGACTGGCCATGCTGGTGGTGGTGGCGGTGGTGGCCATCGGCGTGTGGGGCCGCTTCAGTTTGCCGCCGTGGTTGGTCTGGCTCACCTGGGCCCTGGGCCTGGCCATGCTGGTGGGCTGGTGGCTCATTCCCATGATCGCGCGACGCTTGCTGGGCGACACGAATCGAATACGGCGCTTGCTCGAAGACGATCTCGCCCCGTTCTGGTTCGACCGTGGGCTGTTGTTGAAGGCGGCATGGGTGTCGCTGGCCTTTCACAGCCTGCAGGTACTTACGCTTTACATGCTGGGCACCGGCCTGGGCCTGAACCTGCCGCTGGCTTATTACTTCGTCTTCCACCCACTGGTGACGATACTGTCAGCCCTGCCGGTGAGCTTGGCTGGCTTGGGAATAAGGGAGGGCGGGTACGTGTGGTTTATTGTTCACGCCGGGGTTTCGCCCGAGCTGGGCATAGCGCTGGGGCTGTTGTGGCTGATCGTGCTGCTGGCCTCGTCGGCGGTGGGCGGGCTGGTGTTTCTCGCCGATGATTCCGGCATGCCGGCGCTCAGGGGAAGCGAGCACGAGGCTTGA